The DNA sequence ATGATGACTGCCGATCCCAGACTTGTATCTCAGGCTAAAATAATTCCCGAAATATCATATCTGGAAGCAATGGAACTTTCCCACTTTGGAGCAAAAGTACTTTATCCACCAACCATCCAACCCGTTATGGTAAAAAACATCAATCTACGGATCAAAAATACTTTTGATAATGAAGCTGCGGGAACTTTAGTTACACAACGTCATACATCTTCTGACCAGGATCAACAACAAATTGCTGTTGGTATTTCTAATATGAAGAATATCGCTCTTCTCACATTGGAAGGAAGTGGAATGGTTGGAATTCCCGGTATTTCTGCCAAACTCTTCCAGTGCTTAAGCCTTGAAAAAATAAATGTTATCCTTATTACCCAAAGTTCTTCAGAACATTCGATTACCATTGCTATTGATGAAAAAGAAATTTTTCACGCAGAAAATGCAATCAATTCAGCCTTTGAAGATGACCTAAAATTGAAAAGAATAAATCCCGTAACAATTGAAAACAGACTTTCTATTGTGGCTGTTGTGGGAGAAAACATGAAAAACAGAAGTGGAGTGAGTGCAAAAATGTTCAGCTGCCTGGGAAATAATGGGATAAATATCCGAGCTATTGCCCAGGGTTCTTCAGAAAAAAACATCAGTATTGTTATTTCAGAAAATGACACCAAAAAGGCGGTCAATATATTGCATGAAGAATTCTTCGAATCCGAAATAAAGCAGGTCCATCTTTATATATGTGGTACAGGAAATGTAGGCACTAAACTTATACAGCAAGTATATGCCCAGAACAGGTATCTGAAAGACAATTTATCAATCAATCTCAGAATTGCAGGTTTATCCAACAGCAGAAAAATGGTTTTCTCCGATCAGGGGATTGAAGAAAATGATTATGCCGCATTTCTTGAAAATGGAGAAAAAGCCTCTGCACATCAGTTTAGCCGGGAAATAAGAACAAGAAATCTTAGGAATTCTGTTTTTGTAGATCTTACAGCCAATGCCGAAGTCCCTGAAATTTATGAGGATCTTTTAAATAAAAGTGTGAATATCGTAGCATGTAATAAAATTGCTGCTGCTTCAGATTTTGGAAATTATAAAAAACTGAAAAATCTTGCTAAAAACCACAATTGCAAATTTTTCTTTGAAACCAATGTAGGCGCAGGCCTTCCTATTATAGGAACCATTAATGATCTTGTAAGAAGTGGTGATGCTATTACTTCTATTCAGGCAGTTCTCAGTGGAACTTTAAATTTTGTCTTCAATCATTATAATGGAAGTCAGCCCTTTTCTGAAGTAGTTGCCCAAGCACAGAAAGAAGGATTTACAGAACCTGATCCAAGATTAGATCTTGCAGGAACAGATGTTGCACGAAAAATACTAATTCTTGCCCGGGAGGCTGGTTTTCCCTTACAGTTCAATGAAATTGAAAACATCAGTTTTCTGCCTGAAGAATGTATGCAGGGTGATGTAGAGCATTTCTACAAAATGCTGGTGAAGCATGAAGAGCATT is a window from the Chryseobacterium sp. T16E-39 genome containing:
- the thrA gene encoding bifunctional aspartate kinase/homoserine dehydrogenase I, translating into MKVLKFGGTSVANAEAVLQVEKIIKKESANQQVVVIVSALHGTTDLLLQAAQIASDANKNYLQHLKNLEEKHLEIVKELFPIAEQSPWLSFVKKHFNDLEDLCNGIFTLGELTPRIKDKITSYGEFLSSNIIAARLKSAALDAVWMDSANLIKTNNNYTHAKVDFNATEKNLQHYFAHNQNQILLAPGFIASDDNGNRTTLGRGGSDYSASIIASAVHAEELQIWTDVSGMMTADPRLVSQAKIIPEISYLEAMELSHFGAKVLYPPTIQPVMVKNINLRIKNTFDNEAAGTLVTQRHTSSDQDQQQIAVGISNMKNIALLTLEGSGMVGIPGISAKLFQCLSLEKINVILITQSSSEHSITIAIDEKEIFHAENAINSAFEDDLKLKRINPVTIENRLSIVAVVGENMKNRSGVSAKMFSCLGNNGINIRAIAQGSSEKNISIVISENDTKKAVNILHEEFFESEIKQVHLYICGTGNVGTKLIQQVYAQNRYLKDNLSINLRIAGLSNSRKMVFSDQGIEENDYAAFLENGEKASAHQFSREIRTRNLRNSVFVDLTANAEVPEIYEDLLNKSVNIVACNKIAAASDFGNYKKLKNLAKNHNCKFFFETNVGAGLPIIGTINDLVRSGDAITSIQAVLSGTLNFVFNHYNGSQPFSEVVAQAQKEGFTEPDPRLDLAGTDVARKILILAREAGFPLQFNEIENISFLPEECMQGDVEHFYKMLVKHEEHFKSLFTKAQNEGKILKYVAEFDNGKAKVGLQHIAPSSDLYHLYGKDNIVIFKTLRYSEQPLVVKGAGAGAEVTASGVFADIVRSV